In the genome of Hyphomonas sp. Mor2, one region contains:
- a CDS encoding HupE/UreJ family protein: MLELAETSPKHHAVLWKQPLRDGRRLRIRPVFPDTCVSGPATLEGVGGAVIERWEITCALDSGQIRIDGLERTLTDVFVRITDLEGQTRTQVLRPGDPQLDLAAEATGLPVFAYLWIGLEHILFGYDHLLFVLGLCLLVRPVQLIPTITAFTLAHSITLGLATLNGLTLPGPPVEAVIALSIVLLAREALALQAGHDTLISQKPWLVAFGFGLIHGFGFAGALSEIGLPPAQEFWALLLFNLGVELGQILFVSLILALALTLWRLAAGSKGLSKLTASYAIGTFGMLWFIERAVGFV; this comes from the coding sequence TTGCTGGAACTCGCCGAAACCTCACCGAAACACCACGCAGTGCTCTGGAAACAGCCCTTGAGAGACGGCCGCAGGCTGCGCATCCGTCCGGTCTTTCCGGACACATGCGTCAGCGGACCGGCCACGCTCGAAGGGGTCGGCGGCGCCGTCATCGAGCGGTGGGAGATCACCTGCGCGCTCGACTCTGGCCAGATCCGGATCGACGGGCTCGAGCGGACGCTGACGGACGTGTTCGTCCGCATCACAGACCTTGAGGGCCAGACCAGAACGCAGGTCCTGCGCCCCGGCGACCCGCAGCTCGACCTCGCGGCCGAGGCGACCGGACTGCCGGTCTTCGCTTATTTGTGGATTGGCTTGGAGCATATCCTGTTCGGCTATGACCACCTGCTCTTCGTGCTCGGCCTGTGCCTGCTGGTGCGGCCGGTGCAGCTGATCCCGACCATCACCGCCTTCACGCTCGCGCATTCGATCACGCTCGGCCTCGCGACCCTGAACGGCCTCACCCTGCCCGGCCCGCCGGTTGAGGCAGTAATCGCGCTCAGCATCGTCCTGCTGGCGCGAGAGGCGCTGGCGCTGCAGGCGGGCCACGACACGCTGATCAGCCAGAAGCCCTGGCTGGTCGCCTTCGGGTTTGGCCTGATCCACGGCTTCGGCTTTGCTGGCGCCCTGTCCGAGATCGGCCTACCCCCGGCCCAGGAATTCTGGGCCCTGCTCTTGTTCAATCTCGGCGTCGAGCTCGGCCAGATCCTGTTTGTCAGCCTGATCCTCGCGCTCGCCCTCACCCTCTGGCGCCTGGCGGCGGGCAGCAAAGGCCTGAGCAAACTGACGGCGAGCTATGCCATCGGCACATTCGGGATGCTCTGGTTCATCGAGCGGGCGGTGGGGTTTGTTTGA
- a CDS encoding XRE family transcriptional regulator: MIADSIIYNDRQANEAKAAIQEIDLALSSRETLERIVEGLPIQAVEGVNRALQSERNKLKELVTLYEGAKAGAAHELLAHVQGDMGSLLIAARISKGLTQRELAHQLGLREQAVQRYEADRYRSISLSNFQKFASVLGVRWKFDVEQTLRERFGLKYDVSPGEMKKIIKHARSHNWLNKNTVSEESAVSQIRKTVADHVVRHGTPSLLRTGLNVIDHSEDWLLLSWKAQVTLRSEKKIAEGLPKYNPLNVKWLLDLVKLSREPDGPKQAEELLRQHGIVLVIEPQIEGMKVDGAAFLVDDVPVVALTLRIDTIDNFWFSLLHEVAHVVLHYRVGLSSGFFDEFGELRSVDELEDEANRFAGNLLIPEERWKRSPARISKNADPIEAFARSIGVHPAIVFGRVRMERNNYALFSNKIGRGSIRRQFLPDKGVDHD, from the coding sequence ATGATCGCTGATTCTATCATCTACAATGACCGGCAGGCCAACGAAGCGAAAGCGGCCATTCAAGAAATTGATTTGGCGTTGTCTTCGCGCGAAACGCTGGAACGCATAGTCGAGGGACTGCCCATTCAGGCGGTGGAGGGAGTGAATCGGGCACTCCAGTCTGAGCGAAATAAACTCAAAGAGCTGGTAACGCTTTACGAAGGGGCGAAGGCTGGAGCTGCACACGAATTGCTTGCGCACGTGCAAGGAGATATGGGGAGCCTGCTGATCGCTGCGCGAATCTCAAAAGGTCTTACACAGCGAGAACTTGCACATCAACTTGGACTCCGAGAGCAAGCGGTTCAGCGGTACGAAGCTGATCGATATCGCTCCATCAGTTTGTCGAACTTCCAAAAATTTGCCAGCGTTTTGGGTGTTCGATGGAAGTTCGATGTCGAGCAAACTCTGCGGGAGCGATTTGGTCTCAAGTACGATGTATCTCCCGGCGAAATGAAGAAAATCATTAAGCATGCGCGTTCACACAATTGGCTGAATAAGAATACCGTTTCCGAGGAAAGCGCGGTCAGTCAGATCCGCAAAACGGTCGCCGATCATGTTGTTAGACACGGAACTCCATCGTTACTTCGAACAGGACTAAATGTGATCGATCATTCTGAAGATTGGTTGTTGTTGTCTTGGAAAGCTCAGGTGACACTCCGGTCGGAAAAGAAAATCGCAGAAGGCTTGCCGAAATACAATCCGCTGAATGTGAAGTGGCTACTCGATCTGGTTAAACTAAGCCGTGAGCCGGACGGCCCCAAGCAAGCAGAGGAGCTATTGAGGCAGCACGGCATTGTTCTGGTGATTGAGCCACAAATTGAAGGCATGAAGGTGGATGGTGCGGCGTTTCTGGTTGATGATGTCCCAGTAGTTGCTCTGACGCTTCGGATAGACACAATTGACAATTTTTGGTTCTCGCTGCTCCACGAAGTAGCGCACGTGGTCTTGCACTACCGCGTTGGATTAAGCTCGGGATTCTTCGACGAGTTTGGTGAGCTTCGTTCCGTCGATGAGCTGGAAGACGAAGCAAATCGATTTGCAGGAAACCTCCTCATTCCAGAAGAGCGGTGGAAACGATCGCCTGCGAGAATTTCAAAGAACGCCGATCCGATCGAGGCTTTCGCAAGGAGCATTGGCGTGCATCCCGCAATTGTTTTTGGACGCGTGCGCATGGAGCGGAACAACTACGCGCTTTTTTCAAACAAGATCGGTCGCGGATCGATAAGACGGCAATTCCTCCCAGACAAAGGAGTCGACCATGACTAG
- a CDS encoding beta family protein → MTSGKNFFYMPALRMKQGELSGLRDLQSDIFDHVLPRFIVPPRKERDAEFNAAMFEVDEIPNTAGVISQYILDRVISLDCEYLYDDFGEASSSRWLPKMFEANWHHGVPAIPCVSLSDLLSSRVDGIRDSINADSFPKLAIRVGEADLIDPEMMKERVEAALEVLRVEPQACVIVADFKGSGFDEVEIAAGVVGGAIESLQELGLWYRVGFQGTHYPLKNPAGSSETVLHPRNEWLAWKKGIDFGPSTPDQIMFGDYAPDHAKMDFKQSGGRPHRHYRYTTPKDWLISRGPDEGSHAYAMQSVSKAIVKSGYYAGREFSEGDDFIYQSAQGAVCGNPTNWRQVNVCHHVTRVVRDMGKVKGLFFSAKPVQLSLIQDDMFQPR, encoded by the coding sequence ATGACTAGCGGTAAGAACTTTTTCTACATGCCAGCGCTGAGAATGAAGCAGGGTGAGCTTAGCGGGCTCAGGGATCTACAGTCTGATATCTTCGATCACGTATTGCCGAGGTTTATCGTCCCTCCAAGGAAGGAGCGAGATGCAGAATTTAATGCCGCGATGTTTGAGGTCGATGAAATACCCAACACAGCAGGAGTCATTTCTCAGTACATATTGGACCGAGTGATTTCTCTCGATTGCGAATACCTATATGACGATTTTGGCGAAGCCTCTTCAAGCAGATGGCTTCCGAAAATGTTCGAAGCAAATTGGCATCACGGCGTGCCGGCCATACCTTGCGTTTCGCTATCCGATCTCTTGTCGTCGCGCGTGGATGGGATCCGAGACTCAATAAACGCGGACAGTTTCCCGAAATTGGCAATCCGCGTAGGGGAAGCCGATTTAATTGATCCTGAAATGATGAAAGAGCGCGTCGAAGCAGCCCTGGAGGTGCTTCGAGTCGAACCTCAGGCTTGTGTCATAGTCGCCGATTTCAAAGGTAGTGGATTTGATGAAGTCGAAATAGCGGCAGGCGTCGTAGGTGGCGCTATAGAGTCTTTGCAAGAATTGGGGTTGTGGTATCGAGTTGGGTTTCAGGGCACACACTACCCACTCAAAAACCCAGCGGGATCTAGTGAGACGGTCCTACATCCTCGCAACGAATGGTTGGCATGGAAAAAGGGAATAGACTTCGGCCCTTCTACGCCAGACCAAATAATGTTCGGGGACTACGCCCCCGATCATGCCAAAATGGACTTCAAGCAATCTGGAGGTCGCCCACATCGACATTACCGATACACCACTCCTAAAGATTGGCTGATTTCACGCGGCCCAGATGAAGGCAGCCATGCATATGCGATGCAATCGGTAAGTAAGGCTATTGTGAAAAGCGGATATTACGCCGGTCGTGAATTCTCAGAAGGTGACGATTTTATCTACCAAAGCGCGCAGGGTGCGGTTTGCGGAAATCCTACGAACTGGCGGCAGGTCAACGTGTGTCACCATGTGACTCGTGTTGTGCGAGATATGGGCAAAGTTAAAGGCCTCTTCTTCTCGGCAAAACCTGTTCAGCTCTCGCTTATCCAGGACGATATGTTCCAACCCAGATAA
- a CDS encoding peptidylprolyl isomerase, with translation MKQLIREPLLHFAILAGLVFIAYQILSHGRSTEAMTIVVSSQEIERLAALYETEAGAPPSEQDLQTLITDHVQQQALAREARALGMADGDVVIERRLAQKMIFMLSETQALTPPGEAELEAWFSENQDRFREPQRTTFDHIFFSRADDPAVDIALADLQGAPGLAWRSRGDPFMLQRSYTDVSPAELTHIFGTEFAAQMAALDGSNAQWQGPVRSALGTHLVRINAREAAYLPAFSDIRNTVERAWREQAQRRETAQRIQSIVDKYEVEFDGDSGDEDRDN, from the coding sequence ATGAAACAGCTGATCCGTGAGCCCCTCCTTCACTTTGCAATACTCGCTGGCCTGGTCTTCATCGCCTATCAGATTTTGAGCCATGGGCGCTCAACGGAAGCGATGACCATTGTCGTTTCATCGCAGGAAATTGAGCGGCTCGCAGCCTTGTACGAGACCGAGGCCGGGGCGCCCCCAAGCGAGCAAGACCTGCAAACGCTCATCACCGATCACGTTCAGCAACAGGCGCTGGCCCGCGAAGCCCGCGCGCTCGGCATGGCCGACGGGGACGTGGTGATCGAACGCCGCCTGGCCCAGAAAATGATCTTCATGCTCTCGGAAACACAGGCTTTGACGCCGCCCGGCGAGGCCGAGCTTGAGGCGTGGTTCAGCGAGAATCAGGACCGTTTCAGAGAGCCTCAACGCACCACTTTTGATCACATCTTCTTCTCCCGCGCAGACGATCCGGCCGTGGACATCGCTCTGGCAGACCTGCAGGGAGCGCCCGGCCTGGCCTGGCGGTCGCGGGGAGATCCGTTCATGCTGCAGCGGTCTTATACGGACGTGTCTCCAGCCGAGCTGACCCACATTTTCGGGACCGAATTCGCCGCGCAAATGGCGGCGCTGGACGGCTCCAACGCCCAATGGCAAGGCCCGGTGCGCTCGGCGCTCGGGACCCATCTCGTCCGCATCAATGCGCGCGAGGCGGCTTACCTGCCGGCGTTTTCCGATATCCGAAACACCGTCGAGCGGGCCTGGCGCGAGCAGGCGCAGCGGCGAGAAACGGCGCAGCGCATCCAGTCGATTGTCGACAAATATGAGGTCGAGTTTGACGGGGACTCAGGTGACGAGGACCGAGACAATTGA
- a CDS encoding TonB-dependent receptor produces MANDLLKKKLFATTLLAGAAGGLWTGAAVAQEVVDEDVTVIEEVSDADEARQEKVVVTGSRIARNSFTSTSPVQVLDGETIADAGFLDLAEALRTSSVVQGAQLDQQFNASFVSDAGPGAQSIGLRGLDPERTLILINGRRYAPAGIEGAPSFPDVSLIPSSMVERNEILLDGASSVYGSDAVAGVVNIILKDEFTGLEIGGNINQSLEPGGESSRLNFIAGVENDSANFVISGEYFRQEEMSACSRDWMRTEARADNWPDFAGQQICGSVDITDEGMELGTGSQSQSFAAFPFGAILLGREGTTNPAAGIPNFELANLGGNFNGLYFNSVRRNENLQYTPSFQRAAIFATGKMDLDPIPGTEVFMEFSLSNRQSQFEGRPGVIDAAIQPNNPFIQTSGFLIGGAGPTSNFTMRPIDPTPNGVESELTQYRGLVGLRGDLGFLFDGLGDWDYELFGGYTRSQGYSSRGVILEENLIRSLNTVVDPATGAIVCAPTPNPNAPFSPGESLEPCIPFNPFFGGLYPVDGSEPEFEDPRLLDYLSGSRSSTTFVDEIIFGGYATGPIFQLPAGPVQGLIGVEWREDAIDTRSDDVTARGLGSGFFVDRPTSGNVDLAEVFGELVVPVMKDQPLVHNLEFELAGRLVEHEFYGQNSTYAAKLRYEPTDFLTIRGTYGTSFRAPNLRELFLAGQSSFAAVTDPCEVPTLATSDTDGDGTLDAYTPGPDNDGDGIGDLDGRNPDVISNCQLEGLDPFSLAIGINTGTVETFSAGNIGLDPEESTSYSYGFVVEQPFFDSFDLQFSATYWNIEIEGSVFEPSANFLVGECYTSQNFPNDPFCTRRLRDPNTGFLNEIDATPFNIAQENANGWDFNVLFNTDFTALGQEMSYSFNGQATKTEEISETIILPGAPAVLNDETGWIGNPEWRATVFQRLNIGDFDVFWQTRMIGDQIQEDDADIPNNCVTSAEDPNGTASFRVTDCFGVDDTFYHDVSVGYDGGDWEVRLGVQNLLDQDPPRVDEDAGGFSQDLRNVPVGVGYDRVGRQVFVAVSKRF; encoded by the coding sequence ATGGCTAATGATCTTCTCAAGAAGAAGCTATTTGCAACGACGCTTCTTGCCGGCGCTGCGGGCGGTCTGTGGACCGGCGCTGCGGTCGCGCAAGAAGTTGTCGATGAAGACGTTACAGTAATCGAGGAAGTGTCTGACGCTGACGAAGCACGGCAAGAGAAAGTTGTCGTGACCGGTTCGCGGATTGCACGTAACTCGTTCACATCAACGTCGCCAGTACAGGTGCTCGACGGCGAAACCATCGCCGATGCGGGTTTTCTGGACCTCGCTGAAGCGCTGCGGACCTCGTCCGTTGTTCAAGGTGCCCAGCTTGACCAACAATTCAACGCATCATTCGTATCAGACGCTGGCCCGGGTGCTCAATCGATCGGTCTGCGTGGCCTCGACCCAGAGCGTACCTTGATCCTGATCAATGGTCGTCGTTATGCTCCAGCCGGTATCGAAGGCGCGCCTTCATTCCCGGATGTCAGCTTGATTCCAAGCTCGATGGTCGAGCGCAACGAAATCCTGCTTGATGGCGCGTCCTCCGTTTACGGTTCTGACGCTGTTGCGGGTGTTGTGAACATCATCCTCAAGGATGAGTTTACCGGCCTCGAAATCGGCGGCAACATCAACCAGTCGCTCGAGCCTGGTGGTGAATCTTCTCGTTTGAACTTCATTGCTGGTGTCGAGAATGACAGCGCGAATTTCGTGATTTCTGGTGAATATTTCCGCCAGGAAGAAATGAGCGCCTGTAGCCGCGACTGGATGCGGACTGAAGCACGCGCTGACAACTGGCCTGACTTTGCTGGTCAGCAAATCTGTGGTTCCGTCGACATCACTGACGAAGGCATGGAGCTCGGCACGGGTAGCCAGTCTCAAAGCTTTGCAGCGTTCCCATTTGGCGCGATCCTGCTCGGCCGTGAAGGCACGACGAACCCAGCTGCGGGGATCCCGAACTTTGAACTTGCAAACCTCGGTGGCAACTTCAACGGTCTGTACTTCAACTCGGTCCGCCGGAACGAGAACCTGCAGTACACACCAAGCTTCCAACGTGCTGCAATCTTCGCAACCGGTAAGATGGATCTCGATCCAATTCCAGGGACTGAAGTGTTCATGGAATTCAGCCTGTCTAACCGTCAGTCTCAGTTCGAAGGTCGCCCAGGTGTGATCGACGCTGCGATCCAGCCAAACAATCCATTCATCCAGACCTCTGGATTCCTGATTGGCGGCGCTGGCCCAACGTCAAACTTCACCATGCGTCCGATCGACCCGACTCCTAACGGCGTTGAATCAGAGCTGACTCAGTATCGCGGCTTGGTTGGCCTGCGCGGTGATCTTGGCTTCCTGTTCGACGGTCTTGGTGACTGGGACTATGAACTCTTCGGCGGTTACACCCGTTCGCAAGGCTACTCGTCTCGCGGCGTGATCCTGGAAGAGAACCTCATCCGGTCTCTGAACACAGTGGTCGATCCGGCAACCGGTGCGATTGTTTGTGCCCCTACGCCAAACCCGAACGCACCCTTCAGCCCAGGCGAATCGCTTGAGCCATGTATCCCGTTCAACCCATTCTTCGGGGGTCTTTACCCTGTCGATGGCAGCGAGCCGGAATTCGAAGATCCACGTCTGCTTGACTACCTGTCTGGCTCGCGTAGCTCGACCACATTCGTGGACGAGATCATCTTCGGTGGTTATGCCACGGGTCCAATCTTCCAACTGCCAGCCGGTCCTGTCCAAGGCCTGATCGGTGTCGAATGGCGTGAAGATGCGATCGATACACGCTCTGATGACGTGACCGCTCGCGGTCTGGGTTCAGGCTTCTTCGTTGACCGTCCAACCAGCGGTAACGTGGACCTGGCCGAAGTCTTCGGCGAATTGGTTGTTCCGGTGATGAAGGACCAGCCACTCGTGCATAACCTGGAATTCGAACTGGCTGGACGTCTGGTCGAGCACGAATTCTACGGTCAGAACTCAACCTACGCGGCCAAGCTGCGCTATGAGCCAACTGACTTCCTGACCATCCGTGGTACGTATGGCACATCGTTCCGTGCGCCAAACCTGCGGGAACTGTTCCTCGCTGGTCAATCGTCGTTCGCGGCTGTGACCGACCCATGTGAGGTGCCAACCCTGGCGACGTCTGATACAGACGGCGACGGTACGCTTGACGCCTACACACCAGGTCCGGACAATGACGGCGACGGCATTGGTGACCTGGACGGTCGTAACCCTGACGTAATTTCCAACTGTCAGTTGGAAGGTCTGGATCCGTTCTCTCTCGCCATCGGTATCAATACCGGTACGGTTGAGACATTCAGCGCGGGTAACATTGGCCTCGACCCAGAAGAGTCCACATCTTACTCTTACGGCTTCGTTGTTGAGCAGCCATTCTTCGACTCGTTCGATCTGCAGTTCAGCGCAACCTACTGGAACATCGAGATCGAAGGGTCTGTGTTTGAGCCAAGTGCCAACTTCCTGGTTGGCGAGTGCTACACATCGCAGAACTTCCCGAACGATCCGTTCTGTACACGTCGCCTGCGGGATCCAAACACTGGCTTCCTGAACGAGATTGACGCCACGCCGTTCAATATCGCTCAAGAAAACGCCAATGGTTGGGACTTCAACGTCCTGTTCAACACAGACTTCACCGCACTTGGCCAGGAAATGAGCTACTCATTCAACGGTCAGGCCACGAAGACTGAAGAGATCAGCGAAACCATCATTCTGCCAGGCGCTCCTGCAGTTCTCAACGATGAGACTGGTTGGATCGGCAACCCAGAATGGCGTGCGACTGTCTTCCAGCGTCTGAACATCGGCGACTTCGATGTGTTCTGGCAGACCCGCATGATCGGTGACCAGATCCAGGAAGATGACGCAGACATTCCAAACAACTGTGTAACGTCTGCGGAAGACCCGAACGGTACCGCATCGTTCCGCGTCACCGACTGTTTCGGTGTCGACGACACCTTCTATCACGACGTTTCTGTCGGATATGACGGTGGTGACTGGGAAGTCCGTCTGGGTGTCCAGAACCTTCTGGATCAGGACCCACCACGGGTCGACGAAGATGCTGGTGGATTTAGCCAGGATCTCCGTAACGTCCCTGTGGGCGTCGGCTATGACCGCGTCGGTCGCCAAGTCTTCGTTGCTGTGTCTAAGCGCTTCTAA
- the uvrB gene encoding excinuclease ABC subunit UvrB — MGVSFEQTGAARDAIGGLPSSEWTPHRPDRRWEKLEGGIELKVDAPYEPAGDQRAAIPELVDGIQLGERDQVLLGATGTGKTFTMAKIIEATQRPALILAPNKTLAAQLYGEFKSFFPNNAVEYFVSYYDYYQPEAYVPRRDLYIEKESSINEAIDRMRHSATRAILERDDCIIVASVSCIYGIGSVETYTSMTRKLEVGQRIDPREVAKLLVELQYNRNDAAFQRGAFRMKGDVVDIFPAHYEDRAWKLSFFGDELESITEFDPLTGRKSETLPAIKLYANSHYVTPRPTLNQAIGQIKTELKTTLEHFQKEGKLLEAQRIEQRVQYDLEMLAATGSCNGIENYSRYLTGRKPGEPPPTMFEYLPDNALVFVDESHQTVPQIGAMYKGDFSRKKTLAEYGFRLPSCLDNRPLKFEEWQAMRPQTVHVSATPGPWELERTGGVFTEQVIRPTGLLDPTVEVRPVSTGTTNQVDDLTAEIRNTTEQGYRTLVTTLTKKMAEDLTEYLHEQGIKVRYMHSDVDTVERIEIIRDLRLGEFDVLVGINLLREGLDIPECGLVGILDADKEGFLRSETSLVQTIGRAARNADARVILYADKITGSMQRAMDETERRREKQQAYNTEHGITPTTIKRAVADILGELGEKPGSRTQLKGGKSRKKAVAEDAAAYEVGPDGKGHNLRAVIADLEKEMREAAANLEFEEAARLRDEVKRLREKELGL, encoded by the coding sequence ATGGGCGTCTCATTCGAACAGACAGGAGCTGCGCGCGACGCCATTGGCGGCCTGCCAAGCAGCGAGTGGACCCCGCATCGTCCCGATCGGCGCTGGGAAAAGCTCGAAGGCGGTATCGAACTCAAGGTCGACGCGCCGTATGAGCCTGCGGGCGACCAGCGCGCTGCCATTCCCGAACTCGTGGACGGCATCCAGCTGGGCGAACGGGACCAGGTCCTGCTCGGCGCGACCGGCACGGGCAAGACCTTCACCATGGCCAAGATCATCGAGGCGACGCAGCGCCCGGCGCTGATCCTTGCCCCGAACAAGACGCTCGCCGCGCAGCTCTATGGCGAGTTCAAATCCTTCTTCCCGAACAATGCGGTCGAGTATTTCGTTTCCTATTACGACTATTACCAGCCTGAAGCCTATGTCCCGCGCCGTGATCTCTATATCGAGAAGGAAAGCTCGATCAACGAGGCCATCGACCGGATGCGCCACTCGGCGACGCGGGCGATCCTGGAGCGGGATGATTGTATCATCGTCGCCTCGGTCTCCTGCATTTACGGCATCGGCTCGGTCGAGACCTATACCTCGATGACGCGCAAGCTCGAGGTCGGCCAGCGCATCGATCCGCGGGAGGTCGCCAAGCTGCTGGTCGAGTTGCAATACAATCGCAATGACGCGGCCTTCCAGCGCGGGGCGTTTCGCATGAAGGGCGATGTCGTCGACATCTTCCCGGCCCACTATGAAGACCGCGCCTGGAAGCTCTCCTTCTTCGGCGATGAGCTGGAGAGCATTACAGAGTTCGACCCGCTCACCGGTCGCAAGTCCGAGACGCTGCCGGCCATCAAGCTCTACGCCAACAGCCATTATGTCACCCCGCGCCCGACGCTGAACCAGGCCATCGGCCAGATCAAGACCGAGCTCAAGACGACGCTCGAACACTTCCAGAAAGAGGGCAAATTGCTCGAAGCCCAGCGCATCGAGCAGCGCGTCCAGTATGACCTGGAAATGCTCGCCGCGACCGGGAGCTGCAACGGCATCGAGAATTACAGCCGCTACCTGACTGGCCGCAAACCGGGTGAGCCGCCGCCGACCATGTTCGAATACTTGCCGGACAATGCGCTCGTCTTCGTTGATGAGAGCCATCAGACCGTGCCGCAGATCGGGGCCATGTATAAAGGCGACTTTTCGCGCAAGAAGACGCTCGCCGAATATGGCTTCCGCCTGCCATCCTGTCTCGACAATCGCCCGCTCAAGTTCGAGGAGTGGCAGGCCATGCGACCGCAGACCGTGCATGTCTCGGCGACGCCGGGACCATGGGAGCTGGAGCGCACTGGCGGCGTGTTCACCGAGCAGGTCATCCGCCCGACCGGCCTGCTCGACCCGACGGTCGAGGTGCGCCCGGTCTCGACCGGCACCACCAATCAGGTCGACGATCTCACCGCCGAGATCCGCAACACAACCGAACAGGGTTACCGCACCCTGGTCACCACGCTGACCAAGAAGATGGCCGAGGACCTGACCGAATACTTGCACGAGCAGGGCATCAAGGTCCGCTACATGCACTCGGATGTCGACACGGTCGAGCGGATCGAGATCATTCGCGACCTCCGTCTTGGCGAGTTCGATGTCCTGGTCGGCATCAACCTGCTGCGCGAGGGGCTCGATATTCCCGAATGCGGCCTGGTTGGCATTCTCGACGCCGACAAGGAAGGCTTCCTGCGCTCGGAGACCAGCCTGGTCCAGACCATTGGCCGCGCCGCCCGGAACGCCGATGCCCGCGTCATCCTCTATGCCGACAAGATTACTGGCTCGATGCAACGCGCCATGGACGAGACCGAACGCCGCCGCGAGAAGCAGCAGGCCTACAATACCGAACACGGCATCACCCCGACCACGATCAAGCGCGCCGTCGCTGACATTCTCGGCGAACTCGGCGAAAAACCCGGCAGCCGCACCCAGCTCAAGGGCGGCAAGTCTCGCAAGAAAGCCGTTGCCGAAGACGCCGCCGCCTATGAGGTCGGCCCAGATGGAAAAGGCCACAATCTCCGCGCCGTCATTGCGGATCTCGAAAAAGAGATGCGCGAAGCCGCCGCGAACCTGGAATTCGAGGAGGCGGCCAGGCTGCGGGATGAGGTGAAGCGGCTGCGGGAAAAGGAGCTTGGGCTTTAG